DNA sequence from the Pseudomonas tritici genome:
CCGTGGCGAGCCGATGTTGGCGATCCTGCCGGGCGTAGCGCTGCAAGAACTGTGGAGCATGATGGGCACCGCTGAAAAAGCGCTGTTTGTGATCTCACTGTTCGTGGTGCTCACGGGCCTGATCGGCATGCTCACGGCGATCCTCACCAGCCTCAACGAGCGCCGTCGCGAAATGGCGATCCTGCGCTCGGTGGGCGCACGGCCATGGCATATTGCGACCTTGCTGATCTTTGAAGCCTTTGCCCTGGCGCTGTCCGGCGTGATCGCGGGCGTGGGCCTGCTGTACGTGTGCATCGCCGCCTCGCGCGGTTACCTGCAGGCCAATTACGGCCTGGACCTGCCCATGTCGTGGCCCAGCGAATATGAATGGACGCTGCTCGCCGGTATCCTGGCCGCCGCGCTGTTGATGGGCAGCGTGCCCGCGTGGCGCGCCTATCGACAATCCCTGGCCGACGGCCTGTCCATACGTTTATGAGGAAGGCCTTGATGCGTCGCGCCCTCGCTGCACTGTTTTTGCTGGTGGCCCTGCCCGCCTGGGCCGCCGAGCCCAAGGAACTGACCTGGTCGGAGCTGATCCCGCCGGATGCCATGCCCGAAGTGCCCAATATGCAGCCGCTGCACAACCTGTCCGGCATGGCGGATGCACTGGAGTCGGCGCCGGCGGCCAAGCAGGAAATGCCCCACGCGCCTGTGGTGCAAAGCCTTGATGGCAAGCGCATCCGCCTGCCCGGTTATATCGTGCCGTTGGAAGTCGGCGAAAACGGCCGCACCACTGAATTCTTGCTGGTGCCGTATTTCGGCGCGTGCATCCACGTTCCGCCACCGCCATCGAACCAGATCGTGCACGTTAAAAGTGAAGTCGGCGTGAAGCTCGATGAGCTGTATCAACCGTACTGGATCGAAGGCGCGATGCGGGTCAAACCGTCCACCAGCGAACTGGCCGACGCCGGTTACCAGATGGATGCCGAGAAGATTTACATCTACGAGCTGCCGGAATAGCGCTGATCGCCCTTTCATTGAGCTGAGTCAAAAGATCGAGCGGAACGATCTTTACCATTGGACGTACAACTTTTAACGTCCTTTTGGAGCTCCCATGAACAAGTCTCTGCTCGGCGCGTCCCTCTTCGCGCTCGCCCTCGCTGCCCCTGTCGCACACGCTCACGAAGCGGGCGACATTCTGGTTCGCGCCGGTGCAATCACCGTGAATCCGAAGGCTGATAGCAGCACCGTCAAAGTTGACCAAGGCCCATTGGCCGGCGCCAACCTGGGCGGCAAGGCGACCATGAGCAGCGACACCCAACTGGGCCTGAACTTCGCCTACATGCTGACCAACCACGTCGGTATCGAACTGCTGGCCGCCACGCCGTTCGAGCACGACGTGAAGATCAAAGGCACCGCCCTAGGCGCCGCCAACGGCAAGCTCGGCACCCTGAAACACCTGCCGCCAACACTGAGCGTCGTGTACTACCCGTTGGATAACAAATCGGCCTTACAACCTTACGTAGGCGCCGGTATCAACTACACCTGGATCTACGACGAGCACGTCGGCAGCCGTGCCCAAGGCGCAGGTTTCAGCAACTTCAAGGCTGAAAACTCCTGGGGCTGGGCTGCACAGATCGGCGCGGACTACATGATCAACGACAAGTGGATGATCAACGCCCAGGCGCGCTACATCGACATCAGCACCAAGGCCACCGTGGAAAACAACGCCGTGGCACCTGGCACTCGCGCCAAGGTCAATGTGGACGTGGACCCGATGGTTTACATGGTGGGTATTGGTTACAAGTTCTAATCCCGACCTAAGCACACTGCATAACCAAATGTGGGAGGGGGGTTGTGTGGGAGCCGGGCTTGCCCGCGATGCAGACACCTCGGTGTATCAGTGATACCGAGGTGGTGCTATCGCAGGCAAGCCAGCGCCCACACAAGCCCCCTCCCACATTTTGGTTTTGCGTGTAGTCAGCTGTGCCGATAGAACCGATCCAGCAACGCCGGCAACCCCGCCCGCCACGCCCGTGGCTTGATGCCAAAGGTATGGAGGATTTTCTTGCAGGCGAGCACCGCGTGTTGCGGTTCTTCACTTGCATCCGGCCGGGCCGCATGGGCCTGGGCGGTGGGGGATTCGATCGCCAACGGATGAAAGTTGCGCGCTTCTGTGAGGATCGCCTGGCCCAGCGCCAACGGCGTGGTCGCCTCATGGCCCGCGTAGTGGTAAGTGCCCCACAACGGCGCCGCGCAATCGAGTTGCTTGAGCACCGAAATGATCACCCGCGCCGCATCGTCCACTGGCGTCGGGTTGCCGCGCCGGTCGTCAGCCATCAGTAATTCATCGGGTTTTTCGGCCCGGGCCAGGAAGCGCCCGAGGGTGCCGTCGACGCTGTCATCCAGCAGCCAGCCAAACCGCAGCAACACATGTTGCGGGCAAGTGGCGCGCACACTTTGTTCGATACGCCACAACGCCTGGCCGCGCAGGCCCAGGGGCACCGGCTCGTCTTTTTCGCTGTAGGCGGTGGCGCGAGAGCCATCGAACACGCGGTAGCTGGACGGTTGCAGCAAAGTGATGTTGTGGTGCTGGCACAGCTCGGCCAGACGCTCAATGGCGAACTCCTGGGAGGCCAGGCGCGTTTCGCTGACCGCTTCGGCCTGGAACCAGTCGAAATAGTAGGCGAGGTTGATCAACGCATCGGGACGGGTGTCGTCGAGCAATTGGGTGAGGCTCGCGGCATCCCAGCCGTCTTGGGGCGGTTTGGGTGCGAGGAAACCAATGTCTTCCTCTGCACCGAGGCGAATCAGCGCCTGCCCGAGGGCATTCCCGCCGCCCAGTAACATAAGGCGCATTCGCATAGAGTGTGCAGGCCCGGTCTGTTTAGAACGATGGTTATTCAGGTATTTGTCAGAATCGTTGCATTTTGCGGGTTTGTAGCGCAACCGTCACGGACAAACTGCGCGATTGCAACTTGTTGGAGCGGGCGGTATCAATCACTCCATGAACCTTCCTGAATCCACCGACAGCGCATTGAACGGCTTCCACCCCGCCGTCAGTGCCTGGTTCCGCAGCACCTTCCCTTCGGTGACAAGCGCCCAGGCCCAGGCATGGCCGCTGATCCGCCAACGCCAATCGACGCTGATCGCCGCGCCCACCGGCTCCGGCAAGACACTCACAGCCTTTTTGGCGGTGCTGGATGACTTGGTCCAGCAAGGATTGGCGAACGGCGGGCAACTGCCGGATGAAACCCTGGTGGTCTACGTGTCGCCGCTGAAGGCGCTGTCCAACGACATCCAGATCAACCTGCAGAATCCGCTTGCCGGGATCACTCAACACTTACAGAACCAGGGCCTGCCGCCGCTGGTGATCCGCACCGCCGTGCGCACGGGCGACACCCCGCAAAAAGACCGCGTGCAAATGCGCAAGCGCCCGCCGCACATTCTGGTGACCACCCCGGAATCGCTCTACGTGCTGCTGGGCTCGGACTCCGGTCGGCAAATGCTCGCCAGCACGCGCACGGTGATCGTCGATGAAATCCACGCCATCGCGGCCGGCAAACGTGGCAGCCATTTGGCGTTGAGCCTGGAGCGCCTACAAGCGCTGTGTGCCGAGCCGCTGACGCGCATTGGCTTGTCGGCCACGCAAAAGCCCATCGATGCGGTGTCACGTTTCCTGGTGGGTACGGGTCGCCCCTGCGCGATTGTGGACATTGGCCACGCGCGCCCGCGCGACCTGAATATCGAGGTGCCGCCGGTCCCGCTCTCGGCAGTAATGGCCAACGATGTGTGGGAGTTGGTCTACGACCGTCTCGCCGAATTGGCCCGCGAGCACCGCACCACGCTGGTGTTCGTCAACACCCGCCGTCTGGCCGAACGCCTGGCCCGGCATTTGAGCGAACGCCTGGGCAAAACCGCCGTGGCCGCTCACCACGGCAGCCTGGCCAAGGAAATGCGCCTGGACGCCGAACAACGGCTCAAGGCCGGTGAGCTGCAAGTGCTGATCGCCACCGCGTCCCTGGAGCTGGGGATTGATATCGGCGACGTGGATTTGGTCTGTCAGATCGGCTCGCCCGGCTCCATCAACGGTTTTCTGCAAAGAGTGGGACGCTCCGGCCACCAGGTCGGCGGCACACCCAAAGGTCGCTTGTTCGCCACCACGCGCGACGACTTGATCGAATGCGCCGCGCTGCTCGATTGCGTACGTCGGGGTGAGCTGGACACCTTGCACATACCGGTCGCGCCGTTGGACGTGCTGGCCCAACAGATCATCGCCGAGGTCAGCGCCCAGGAATGGTCGGAGCAGGCCTTGCTCGACCTGATCCGCCGCGCCGCGCCCTACGCCGAGCTGGATGAACGCCATTACCAAGCGCTGCTGCAGATGCTCAGCGACGGCTACAACGGCCGCCAGGGCATCCGCAGCGCCTACCTGCACCGCGACGCCCTGACCCGCACCCTGCGCGGTCGGCGCGGCGCCAAACTCACTGCCGTGACCAGCGGCGGCACCATTCCCGATAATGCCGACTACAGCGTGTTGCTCGAACCCCAGAGCCTGAACATCGGCAGCGTCAACGAAGACTTTGCAGTGGAAAGCATCGCTGGGGATATCTTCCAGCTCGGCAATACGTCCTACCGAATCCTGCGGGTCGACGCCGGCAAGGTGCGCGTCGAGGATGCCCATGGCCAGCCGCCGACCATTCCGTTCTGGCTCGGCGAAGCGCCGGGGCGCAGCAACGAATTGTCGGCGGCGGTGGCGCGCTTGCAGGGCCAATTGGACGCGCTGCTCAGCGCCACGCCCGGCAACCTGCAAGCCGCGCAGGACTGGCTCATCGAAACCCTCGGCCTGAACCGCGCCAGCGCCGAACAAATCCTCGATTACCTGGCGCGCACACGCTTAGCCCTGAGCGCCCTGCCGTCCCAGGACACGTTGATCATGGAGCGTTTCTTCGACGCGTCCGGCGGCACCCAACTGATCATCCACACGCCGTTCGGCAGCCGCGTCAACCGCGCCTGGGGCCTGGCCTTGCGCAAGCGTTTTTGCCGCACCTTCAATTTCGAATTGCAGGCCGCCGCCAGCGAAAATGCGATCGTGCTGTCGCTGTCCACCAGCCACAGTTTCGAGCTGGACGAGGTGTGGCGTTACCTCAACAGCCACAGCGCCGAACATATCCTGATCCAGGCCGTGCTGGAGGCGCCGCTGTTCGGCGTGCGCTGGCGCTGGAATGCCGGTGTGGCCCTGGCATTACCGCGCTTTACCGGCGGGCGCAAGGTGGCGCCGCAGATCCAGCGCATGAAAAGCGAAGACCTGATCGCCAGTGTGTTTCCCGACCAGATCGCCTGCCTGGAAAACCTCGCCGGCGAGCGCGAAGTGCCTGAACACCCGCTGGTCGAGCAAACCCTCGACGACTGCCTGCACGACGCCATGGACAGCGAGGCCTGGCTGGCCCTGCTGCGGCGCATGGAGCGCGGCGACGTGCGCCTGATCAGTCGCGACCTGCCGGCGCCCTCGCCGATGGCCGCCGAAATACTCAGTGCGCGCCCCTATACTTTTCTTGACGATGCGCCGCTAGAAGAGCGCCGCACCCAGGCCGTGCTCAACCGACGCTGGAGCGACCCGCAAAGCACCGACGACCTCGGCGCGCTGGATGCTGACGCTATTGCCGGCGTGCGCGAAGAAGCCTGGCCGGCACCCAACGGGCTGGATGAAATGCATGAGGCGTTGATGAGCCTGGCGTGTATCGCCGCTGCCGAAGTCTCCCCGCCATGGGCGCAATGGCTGCACGCCTTGGCCAAGAGCGGTCGTGCCTTTCAATTGCACAATGGCCTATGGGTTGCCGTTGAACGCTTGAGTTGCTTGCAGGCGATCTACCCCAACGACTTGCCGCTGTTACCTGGTTTCGATGAGCCCTGGACCTTTGATGAGGCCGTGGTAGAAGTGCTGCGCGCACGCCTCGGTGGGTTCGGCCCGCTGAGCCTGAGCGAGATCGCCGCGCCATTGGCCTTGCCAGAAACTGACGTGCTCCAGGCGCTGGCCCGCCTGGAGCAGGAAGGCTATGTGTTACGCGGCCATTTCAGCCCTGCTGCCACTGAGGAGCAATGGTGCGAACGCCACCTGCTGGCGCGTATTCATCGCTATACAGTCAAGCGCCTGCGCCGGGAAATCGAGCCGGTGGCGCTGCAGGACTTCATGCGGTTTCTGTTCGATTGGCAGCACTTGTCCGACGGCACACGCGGTCAGGGCAGCGCGATGTTGCCGCAGATCGTCGCGCAGTTTGAAGGGTATGCCGCCGCCACGTCCGCCTGGGAGAGCGACCTGCTCAGCGCACGGCTCAAGGATTACGCCTCCACCTGGCTCGACGACCTGTGCCGCAGCGGCAAACTGGTGTGGACGCGTTTGAGCAACAAGGCCGGCGCCATGGCATTACGCAGTACGCCAGTGGTGTTACTGCCGCGCAGCCAGGTGGGACTGTGGAGCGGACTGACCGAACTCACCGACGCCACCACACTGTCGCCCAAGGCGCAGAAGGTGCATCAAGCCCTGCGCGACCACGGCGCGCTGTTTTTTGATGAGCTGGTGCACGAGGCCCACTTGCTGCGCAGCGAACTGGAAAGCGCCTTGCAGGAACTGGTCGGCGCCGGGCTGGTAAACGCCGACAGCTTCGCCGGCCTGCGCGCCCTGACCACACCCGCCAGCAAACGCCAGGCGCGCAGCAGTCGGCGTGGGCGCGGCGCGTTTATCGGCGGCATGGACGACGCCGGGCGCTGGGCCTTGGTGCGGCGTTCACCCACCGCCGCTGGCGCGCATTCGGCCGAGACGCTGGAGCATGTGGCAATGACCTTGCTGCGCCGCTATGGCGTGGTGTTCTGGCGGTTGCTCGAGCGTGAGGCGGATTGGCTACCAAGCTGGCGCGAGTTGCTGCGCACTTTTCATCGGCTGGAAGCACGCGGGGAGATTCGCGGGGGGCGGTTTGTCAGTGGGTTGGCGGGAGAACAGTTTGCGCTGCCGGAGGCGATCCCGTTGCTGCGTGAAGTGCGACGTCGGGCCCATGACGGCAGTTTGATTGTTGTGTGTGGGGCTGATCCGTTGAACTTGGTGGGTACGTTGTTGCCGGGTACCAAGGTGCCCGCGGTGAGTGGCAATCGGATCGTATATCGGGACGGGTTGCCGGCGGCGGTGATGGTGGCGGGCAAGCAGCAGGTGTTGATGGAGGTGGATCAGTTGGCGGTGCGGAATAAACTGATTAACCGTCCGTAACGTAGCAGCTGTCGAGCGCCAGCGAGGCTGCGTCGGCAGCACCGCCAAATTCGTGTCAGGCATATTATCGAGTCGCGTCCGACGCAGCCTCGCTGGCGCTCGACAGCTGCTACGGGTTGTGAAGGTTACTGAGTCCGAGGCTGCTCCGTCAGCACCACCGAAGCCGGCACCTCTGCATCCGGTTCATCCCTCTGCGGCGCACGCTTGGGCAACAACACCTGCTGTGGATAAGTCTGCGCGAAGTGCACCTCGTCACAATTATCCACAAGCTTTTTCAGCCGCTGGTTAAACGCGCGACTCACCGCGTATTGCCCGCCCGAGACCGTACGGAACTGCGCCGTCAGCACCACGCCGTTGAGGTCCATCTTGTCGACGCCAAACACCTCCAGCGGGCCTTGCAGGTTGTACTTGAGGAACACATCATCGCGAATCGATTGCCCGGCCTCGCGGATCAATTCCACCGCCTTGTCCACGTCCGTGTCGTAGGTGAACTGCACTGAGAAGAATGCATAGGCAAACTGCCGCGACTGGTTGGTAACCGCCTTGATCTGCCCGAACGGCACCGAATGCACAAACCCCTTGCCGTCGCGCAGGCGCAGGGTACGGATGGTCAGGCCTTCGACCGTGCCGGCGTGGCCGGAATCGAGCACTACCCAGTCGCCGATGGACAGGGTGTCTTCAATGATGATGAACAGCCCGGTGATCACATCCTGCACCAGCTGCTGGGAACCAAAACCGATAGCCAGGCCAACCACGCCGGCACCGGCCAGCAGCGGTGCAACGTTGATGCCGAGGTTGGCCATGGTGGTGATTGCGCAAATCACCACCAGGATGATTTTCACCGCATTGCGCACCAGCGGCAGGATGGTTTTCACCCGGGTGCTGGGCTGGCGGCTCGAGCGTTTGTTGACCGGCGGTTTCAGCGCTTCCTGAATCGCCGTATCCAGGACCACCCAGAACAGCCAGGTCATCAGCAGGATCAAGCCAATGCTGCTGAGGGAATCGCTGATCGCTCGACCGATCGAGTTGCGCTCGGCGAATTCAAACAGCGAGACGCCCCAGATACGCCCGAGGACTTCAATAAACCCGATCGCCATCGCGATACGCAAGATCGCGTGCAGCAAGCTGAGGAAACGCTCCTTGTAAGCACTGCTGCGCTGGATCGCCACTTGGCTGCGCGACTTGAACAGGTGTTGCAGCACAGTGCTCAGGAACACCGTGCCGATCAGCAAAATGGTGGTGAGCAGCGCGCAGCGCAGGGCTTTCTGATTATCGTCCCCGGCGCCGATCAGGTTGATCGCCGAAACCAGCACCATCAGCAGGATCGGCCAATACCAGAGCCCGGAAAATATCCGCAGCGATTGTTGCAACGCCGGGTGTTTAAGGCGCTGGGACAGCGCCCGATTACGAATCAGGTGCGCGACCGGGCGACGCAGGCGAATCACCAGCATGCCGAAAATCACCGCCGCAAACAGGCCGGTAAACACCGCAATGCCGCTGGTGATATTGCCGCCGAACTGGCGGGCGATCTGCGGGCTGGTCAGCGCATCGCTGAGGGCGGCGAGGAACCCGATCATGAACAGTGGCTTTGGGCAGTAATCGCGGATGATCTGCACGGCCGGGCGTTTATGCCCGACGTTAAACATCACGATCACGCACAGCAGGATGGACGTGGAGAAGATGCCGCTACTGGTCGCATAGGCAAAACACAACGCCAGCGCCCGGCCGATGGAGGTCGGCAAAAAATGACTGACGTAAAGCGTCAGCGGTAGACAGATCACGGCCGGGATCGTGTAGGGCATCAGATAGCCGAGTACGCCTTGCAAGCGTCCACGCCGTTCAACAAAGGGACGTTGACTGATACGCCTGACCAACATGCGCCCCAGGAAGGTCAAAAGCGCGAAGGCGCCGATCCAAACGCCGGACAACAGCAGGAAGTCCCCGGCCACGCTCCATGGCGAGCGGTCCGAGGGACGGTTGACCAGGCGCCCCACCTCATTGGCCGCACGGTCGGCGCGCAGGCGCCAGGCGTCAAGGAGGTTCTGGTTGAGATCAAGCTTGTCCTGCACATCATCGATGCTGGAGCTGATGGCCCCGAGCAGGCCGCCCTCGACCAGGATTTCCGGCTTGGCCGGCGTTTCGGCTTCAGGCGCGGCCGCCGCGGCGTGCACTGCGCCGCTGCCGCAAAACAGCAGCGCGCCGAGCAGTAATGCAGTCTTTGAATTCAGCAAAACACCGGGCTCCTTGAGGTAGGTCTGTAAGGAACTGACGGGTTTTGGCGCTGATCGTTCCCGTCTAGAACGCAATGCGCTGGGGCGTGCCGTCCGTAAGGCGCTGGAAACTTTCTCGCAAATCCCACAGTCATCCCTCCATGGAGGTCATTCGACCCATTAACCACGGGAGCAACCATGTCCGCGATTCATATCGGCATTTCCGGCTGGCGCTACACGCCTTGGCGGGGGGATTTCTACCCCGAGGGCCTGACCCAGAAACGTGAGTTGCAGTTTGCGTCACGGGCGGTCAACAGCATCGAGATCAATGGTTCGTTCTACGCGCTGCAAACGCCGCAGCGCTATGCCGAGTGGTACGCCGATACGCCGGAGCAGTTCGTGTTCAGCGTCAAGGCACCGCGCTACATCACGCATATCCTGCGGTTACACGATGTGCACAAGCCCATGGCCAACTTTTTTGCCTCCGGCGTGCTGGAGCTCAAGGAGAAGCTGGGGCCGTTTCTTTGGCAATTCCCACCCAGTTTCACATTCGACCCACCGCTGTTTGAGGCTTTTCTCGCGCAGTTGCCCACCGATACCCGACAAGCCGCCGCCCTCGCCCGCCAGCATGAATCGCGGGTCAATGGCAAAGCCAGCATGAACGCCCATGGCAAAAAACCGCTGCGCCACGCGGTCGAGATTCGCCATAAGAGCTTTGCCGTTCCGGAATTTGTGCAGATGCTCGACAAATACGGCGTGGCGTTGGTGGTCGCCGACACCGCCGGCAAGTGGCCGTATCTGGAAGACGTGACCGCTGACTTCCTCTACCTGCGGCTGCACGGCGATAAAAAGCTCTACGCCAGCGGCTACACCGACGCAGCGCTTGAGCGCTGGGGCGACCGGATCGAATGCTGGCGTCACGGCAAACAACCCTCAGACGCCCATCTGATCGACCCGAAACGCAAGCCGCGCGCGCGCAAGCAGCGCGACGTGTTCTGCTTCTTCGACAACGACATCAAGGTGCGCGCGCCCTTCGATGCGCGCCAATTGCTACAACGCTTCGAGCTGGATAAAGCATTGACCACTGAGCCCGGCAAACTACCAGAATCGGGGGTGCTGCCATGACTCATCCGGAATTGATTCCCGTGACGCCCAACGTCGCCATCACGCGCTTCACGGTGCTGACGGTCAATATCCACAAGGGTTTCACTGCCTTGAATCGACGCTTCATCCTGCCTGAGCTGCGTGAAGCGGTGCGCAGCGTGGGCGCCGACATGGTGTTCCTGCAAGAAATTCACGGCACCCATGAGCGCCACCCCCAGCGCTTCAGCGACTGGCCAAACATGCCGCAGTACGAGTTCCTCGCTGACAGCATCTGGCCGCAGTTCGCTTACGGGCGCAATGCGGTCTACCCACACGGCGACCATGGCAATGCGCTGCTGTCGAAATTCCAGATCGTGCGCTACGACAACCTCGACATTTCCCAAAGCGGCCATGAAAACCGTGGCCTTTTGCATTGCGTGATGCGCCTGCCGGGCACCGGCCAAGAGGTGCATGCGATCTGCATTCACTTGGGGCTGCGCGAAGTGCACCGCCAGCAGCAATTGCGCTTGATCGAACAGCGCATCAGCGAAATTCCTGCCGACGCGCCGCTGGTGGTTGCCGGTGATTTCAACGATTGGCGCCAAAAGGCCGACCTGAGCCAGAGCGGCCTGAAGGAAGTATTCATCGAAACCCAGGGCAAACCCGCGCGCACCTTCCCGGCGCGCTTGCCTTTGCTGCCGCTGGACCGGATTTATGTACGCAATTTGAAGGTGCATAACCCCCGAGTACTGACGACACGGCCCTGGTCCCATCTATCAGACCATGTCCCCCTGTCGGTGGAGATCGAGCTATGAACGTCGCTGTAGAACATATTTCCACCGACCAGCCGCCGGACCAAACCAAGGCACGTGACCTGGATTACGGCTGGCAGAGTGGCAACCAAGTCCAATTGCTGGAGAACGGCGAAGCGTACTTCCCTGAGGTGTTCACCGCACTGCGTGAAGCCCGGCGCGAGATCCTGCTGGAGACCTTCATTCTCTTCGAGGACAAAGTGGGTAATGAGCTGCATGGCATCCTGATCGAGGCGGCGCGCCGTGGGGTCAACGTGGTGGTCAGCCTGGATGGCTTTGGCTGCGGCGAACTGAACCCGTCGTTTCTCGGCGAGCTGGCCGAGGCCGGCGTTGCGGTGCAGATGTTCGACCCCGCGCCAAAGACCCTGGGCATTCGCACCAATTGGTTTCGCCGCCTGCACCGCAAGATCGTCGTAGTGGACGCGGAGGTGGCGTTCATCGGCGGAATCAATTTCTCCGCCGACCACCTGGGCGATTACGGTCCCGAGGCCAAGCAAGATTACGCGGTGAAGGTGATCGGCCCGGCGGTAGCGGACTTGCATCATTTCGCCTTGGCCCAAAGCGGCCGCCAAGTACGCACGCGGCGCGGTTGGCGACGACGCCAGCAGCGGCCGGAGATCTGGTCGACCGATAAAGGCGACGGCCAGGTGCGCCTGATTTACCGCG
Encoded proteins:
- the clsB gene encoding cardiolipin synthase ClsB, coding for MNVAVEHISTDQPPDQTKARDLDYGWQSGNQVQLLENGEAYFPEVFTALREARREILLETFILFEDKVGNELHGILIEAARRGVNVVVSLDGFGCGELNPSFLGELAEAGVAVQMFDPAPKTLGIRTNWFRRLHRKIVVVDAEVAFIGGINFSADHLGDYGPEAKQDYAVKVIGPAVADLHHFALAQSGRQVRTRRGWRRRQQRPEIWSTDKGDGQVRLIYRDNAQHRDDIEEAYIHALSKTQTRAVIANAYFFPGYRLLREIRNAARRGVHVQLIMQGQPDVLLAKLAARMLYDYLLKDGVVIHEYCQRPLHGKVALVDDEWSTVGSSNLDPLSLSLNLEANVLIRDRAFNQQLYERLEALAKNHCQTMPENRKPRLWLWRLTVGFLVFHVMRHFPALTGWLPAHKPRLKPFEAQRHDV